In Candidatus Bathyarchaeota archaeon, a single genomic region encodes these proteins:
- a CDS encoding 30S ribosomal protein S17e, with the protein MGKVRTEKVKKVARELVRQHPNKFTADFKNNQELVKSLTIISTARLRNRIAGYITRLLASVEADRISETEETE; encoded by the coding sequence TTGGGTAAAGTTCGAACAGAAAAGGTGAAGAAAGTAGCTAGAGAATTAGTGAGGCAACACCCAAACAAGTTTACCGCAGATTTCAAGAACAACCAAGAACTGGTCAAATCTCTTACCATAATTTCTACAGCAAGGTTAAGAAATAGAATAGCAGGTTATATCACCCGATTATTGGCCAGTGTGGAAGCTGACCGGATTTCTGAAACGGAAGAAACAGAATAA